Proteins from one Gemmatimonadota bacterium genomic window:
- a CDS encoding pyridoxal-phosphate dependent enzyme, translating into MSASIALERLHNWPRMILANLPTPLYAAERLAAELSDSPIDLYVKMDAETGFALGGNKVRKLEFELAPTRLEGVSRLLTAGGPQSNHCRVTAAAAARLGLKCTLVLSGPEPTNPTGNALLHRLFGAEIVTVADRSERTGRLESVAIECGARGEHALVVPIGASTGLGCLGYAQAAVELMKQLGDLGPRRERTWLFVPTSSCGTLAGLLLGISLLGREDVQLVGVSADVSAAELTAWTLEIARDGAELLGWEGHMLGNLTALDDQVGEGYGIPTPAALEALELFARTEGLVLDPTYTSKAAAGLVAWARAGKFSVGDRVVFLHTGGHPGLLA; encoded by the coding sequence ATGAGCGCGTCTATCGCGCTCGAGCGGCTACACAATTGGCCGCGCATGATACTCGCGAACTTGCCCACGCCTCTGTACGCGGCCGAGCGGCTGGCCGCCGAGCTGAGCGATTCACCTATCGATCTCTACGTGAAGATGGACGCCGAGACAGGCTTCGCCCTCGGCGGCAACAAGGTCCGCAAGCTCGAGTTCGAGCTCGCCCCCACGAGGCTCGAGGGCGTCTCCCGACTACTGACCGCGGGCGGCCCGCAGTCGAACCACTGCCGCGTGACCGCAGCAGCCGCGGCCAGGCTGGGCTTGAAGTGCACTCTCGTCTTGAGCGGCCCGGAGCCGACGAACCCCACCGGCAATGCGCTGCTTCACCGACTCTTCGGGGCGGAGATCGTGACGGTGGCGGACCGGAGCGAACGCACCGGTCGCTTGGAGTCCGTCGCGATCGAATGCGGCGCCCGGGGGGAACACGCGCTCGTCGTGCCCATCGGCGCGTCCACGGGGCTCGGGTGCCTCGGGTACGCACAGGCGGCGGTCGAATTGATGAAGCAACTCGGGGACCTTGGACCTCGCCGCGAGCGGACCTGGCTCTTTGTGCCGACTTCGTCGTGTGGCACGCTCGCGGGCCTACTCTTGGGGATCTCCCTCCTTGGACGCGAGGACGTGCAGTTGGTCGGAGTGAGCGCCGACGTGAGCGCTGCGGAACTCACCGCCTGGACGCTGGAAATTGCCCGAGACGGAGCCGAATTGCTCGGCTGGGAGGGCCACATGCTCGGCAACCTCACGGCGCTCGACGACCAGGTGGGCGAGGGATACGGTATCCCGACGCCCGCGGCGCTGGAAGCGCTCGAGCTCTTCGCGCGCACCGAAGGGCTCGTGCTCGACCCCACGTACACGTCGAAGGCCGCAGCCGGACTTGTCGCCTGGGCGCGTGCGGGAAAGTTCTCCGTCGGAGATCGAGTGGTGTTCCTGCACACGGGTGGCCACCCCGGCCTGCTGGCCTGA
- a CDS encoding helix-turn-helix transcriptional regulator, translating into MKPETPQDVRERILDAALRLIETRPQEFTMVRVAAGAGVSRATVYRRFGSVEGLRSALCEARGVTVSPDRAGTHARVLDAALSEFTRAGVHGATMQGIAELAGVSPMTLYNRFGDKEGLVLALISERGPISLSLASLAGAERFEDKITAFVTGVLQIIEDQRDLFGLVVAPDPITRRAFQRMKANHGDLPLASLLEAAELPPEIDPRVALSSLMGMIIGNAVIRPILFGEEVADRAVLAEQITRLFMKGVS; encoded by the coding sequence ATGAAACCAGAGACCCCGCAGGACGTGCGCGAGCGCATCCTCGATGCGGCGCTGCGCCTGATCGAGACCCGTCCTCAAGAGTTCACCATGGTGCGGGTTGCCGCCGGCGCCGGCGTATCGCGAGCAACGGTCTATCGTCGATTCGGCAGCGTCGAAGGCCTTCGGTCCGCGCTGTGCGAAGCACGAGGGGTCACCGTCTCCCCGGATCGGGCCGGCACGCACGCCAGAGTTCTCGACGCCGCTCTGTCCGAGTTCACGCGAGCGGGCGTGCACGGCGCCACAATGCAGGGCATCGCCGAGCTCGCCGGCGTGAGCCCGATGACGCTCTACAACCGCTTCGGCGACAAAGAGGGACTCGTGCTCGCTCTCATTTCCGAGAGGGGACCGATCAGCCTGTCTCTGGCTTCTCTCGCCGGCGCGGAGAGATTCGAGGACAAGATCACCGCTTTCGTGACGGGTGTGCTTCAGATCATTGAGGACCAGCGCGACCTGTTCGGGCTCGTCGTCGCGCCCGATCCCATCACCAGGCGGGCGTTCCAGCGCATGAAGGCCAATCACGGGGATCTCCCCTTGGCATCGCTGCTCGAGGCCGCCGAACTCCCGCCGGAGATCGACCCGCGCGTTGCACTCTCGAGCTTGATGGGGATGATCATCGGCAACGCGGTGATTCGCCCGATTCTCTTTGGCGAAGAGGTCGCCGACCGGGCCGTTCTTGCGGAGCAGATCACCCGATTGTTCATGAAGGGTGTCTCCTGA
- the ligD gene encoding DNA ligase D produces the protein MTPTRDERLAKYREKRTASRTPEPFGGRVVAGGSIFVVQKHAARNLHWDLRLELDGVLLSWAIPKGPSPNQADKRLAMKTEDHPLEYAEFEGIIPEGEYGAGAMIVWDRGVWVPLEDPKEGLEKGKLLFELRGHKLLGNWTLVKTKQAPNSWLFIKERDAYIDEAGSTEDYPDDSIYSGLTVDEFPNADALADELAERIAGMGAKERAVSANEVSLMLASSEERPFSREGWIFELKYDGYRLLAERSSREPYLRSRAGHDMTPTFPEIARAVRGLPYEGLVLDGEVVVNDGEGKPSFSRLQRRGRILKVADALRASVELPATYYAFDILGLELHDLRGLPLLERKQILKDVLPSVGPIRYSDHIAEQGEAMYKHVEAMRLEGIVGKRADAPYRGGRSRSWIKVRTVRIENFVVVGWTEPKGSRGGFGSLHIGQYDGEDLVFLGNVGSGFRDSELDGVRSLLEDIEVDSSACTRGPVPKGKGHHWVRPEIVAEVKYKEFTDQGLLRQPSFSRFRTDKRPSECVVEGALGGEAEPPERVEMIEERTVPFTNLDKVFWPEEGYTKGDLIEYHRQVSEWMLPYLEDRPLVMTRYPDGIDGKSFFQKDAPPYAPDWFRRVTVWSEGSERELSYFVAEDVESLLYVINMGTIPLHVWSSRIATLAHPDWCILDLDPKEAPFTDVVEIARTIHDLCEEIGLPSFPKTSGSTGIHVLVPLGRQLTYEQSRTMAQLLARVVVAERPEIATLTRNPDRRHGKVYVDFVQNGHGRLLVAPFTVRPKPGAPVSAPLKWSEVNRRLTVASHTIKSVPRRMKRLGDDPLRPVLELEPDLLGALERLTNWFE, from the coding sequence ATGACGCCAACCCGCGACGAACGCCTCGCGAAGTATCGCGAAAAGCGCACCGCCTCCCGCACGCCCGAGCCGTTTGGCGGGCGGGTGGTCGCGGGTGGCAGCATCTTCGTCGTGCAAAAGCACGCCGCGCGGAACCTGCACTGGGACCTGCGCCTGGAACTGGACGGAGTGCTGCTCTCGTGGGCCATCCCGAAGGGTCCCTCACCGAACCAGGCCGACAAACGCCTCGCGATGAAGACCGAGGACCATCCGCTCGAGTACGCGGAGTTCGAGGGTATCATTCCCGAGGGCGAGTACGGCGCCGGTGCGATGATCGTGTGGGATCGGGGGGTGTGGGTACCGCTCGAGGATCCGAAGGAGGGCCTCGAGAAGGGGAAGCTCCTGTTCGAACTGAGGGGCCACAAACTGCTCGGCAACTGGACCCTGGTGAAGACGAAGCAGGCGCCCAATTCGTGGCTGTTCATCAAGGAGCGGGACGCCTACATCGACGAGGCGGGCAGCACGGAGGACTATCCCGACGACTCGATCTACTCCGGACTCACGGTGGACGAGTTTCCGAACGCCGATGCCCTTGCCGACGAGCTGGCCGAACGGATCGCGGGGATGGGGGCGAAGGAGAGGGCCGTTTCAGCGAACGAGGTCAGCCTCATGCTCGCTTCGAGCGAAGAGAGGCCGTTCAGCCGAGAAGGCTGGATCTTCGAGCTGAAGTACGACGGGTATCGCCTCCTGGCCGAGCGCTCGAGTCGGGAGCCATACTTGCGCTCGCGCGCCGGGCACGACATGACCCCCACGTTTCCTGAGATCGCGCGCGCGGTTCGGGGCCTCCCCTATGAAGGTCTCGTGCTCGATGGCGAAGTCGTCGTCAACGACGGGGAGGGCAAACCGTCCTTTTCCCGCCTCCAACGGAGGGGTCGAATCCTGAAGGTGGCCGATGCACTGCGCGCGAGCGTCGAGCTGCCCGCCACCTACTACGCGTTCGACATCCTCGGCCTAGAGCTTCACGATCTGCGCGGACTGCCCCTGCTGGAGCGCAAGCAGATCCTGAAGGACGTTCTACCCTCTGTGGGGCCGATCCGCTACTCGGATCACATCGCGGAGCAGGGGGAGGCGATGTACAAGCACGTCGAGGCGATGCGCCTCGAAGGAATCGTCGGCAAGAGGGCGGACGCGCCGTACCGGGGCGGGCGCTCGAGGAGCTGGATCAAGGTTCGCACAGTTCGCATCGAGAACTTCGTCGTCGTCGGCTGGACGGAGCCGAAAGGGTCGCGCGGCGGCTTCGGTTCTCTGCACATCGGCCAGTACGATGGGGAGGATCTGGTCTTCTTGGGCAACGTCGGAAGCGGCTTCAGGGACTCGGAGCTCGACGGCGTACGTTCACTGCTGGAGGACATCGAGGTTGATTCGAGCGCCTGTACCAGGGGCCCCGTGCCCAAGGGGAAGGGACACCACTGGGTTCGCCCTGAGATCGTCGCGGAGGTGAAGTACAAGGAGTTCACCGACCAGGGACTCCTGCGTCAGCCGTCGTTCTCTCGATTCCGCACCGATAAGCGGCCCTCGGAGTGTGTTGTCGAGGGGGCGCTCGGGGGTGAGGCCGAGCCACCCGAGCGGGTGGAGATGATCGAGGAGCGGACCGTACCGTTCACCAACCTCGACAAGGTGTTCTGGCCCGAGGAAGGCTACACGAAAGGCGACCTGATCGAATACCATCGGCAGGTCTCGGAATGGATGCTTCCGTACCTCGAAGACCGTCCGCTGGTCATGACCCGGTATCCGGACGGTATCGACGGAAAGTCGTTCTTTCAGAAGGACGCTCCACCCTACGCGCCAGACTGGTTCCGGCGTGTGACCGTGTGGAGCGAGGGTTCGGAGCGGGAACTCTCGTACTTCGTTGCGGAAGACGTCGAGTCGCTGCTCTACGTCATCAACATGGGCACGATCCCGTTGCACGTGTGGTCCAGTCGGATCGCCACGCTGGCTCACCCCGACTGGTGCATCCTCGATCTGGATCCGAAGGAGGCACCCTTCACCGACGTGGTCGAGATCGCGCGCACGATCCACGACCTGTGCGAGGAGATCGGTCTGCCGTCGTTCCCGAAGACGAGCGGATCGACCGGGATCCACGTGCTGGTGCCGCTGGGCAGGCAGCTCACCTACGAGCAGTCACGAACCATGGCACAACTTCTCGCCCGAGTCGTCGTCGCCGAGCGGCCGGAGATCGCGACTCTAACGCGCAATCCGGATCGGCGCCACGGAAAGGTCTACGTCGACTTCGTTCAGAACGGACATGGCCGTCTCTTGGTCGCGCCGTTCACGGTTCGTCCCAAGCCCGGAGCACCCGTGTCAGCGCCGCTCAAGTGGAGCGAGGTCAACAGGAGGCTCACCGTCGCGAGCCACACCATCAAGAGCGTGCCCAGGCGCATGAAGCGCCTCGGCGATGACCCGCTACGGCCCGTGCTCGAGCTGGAGCCCGATCTGCTGGGGGCGCTCGAACGACTGACGAATTGGTTCGAGTGA
- a CDS encoding efflux transporter outer membrane subunit, which produces MRTTIQPRRHAALALLATVGCSFAPDPELPQPVEALPETFLESEATGAYAPLEWWRDFRNPTLDALIDSALVSNLDLVEAVARVEQARAQSGIAWADLFPQVQAGGDVSRSSQPANTGIGGALGRLGGDSARAGPSFDRFDFTTYSASLGFSWELDFWGRARNDGKAAAADLMASRADLHAARLGVLSETISTYFQIGDLRERLGLSRETVDVLEEREALTETRYDRGLVSSLELYQVRLDLRTVQASLPQIEMQLADAEGRMAVLIGKFAGRIGGLLAELDPTLPFDAIDTGIPADLLLQRPDLRAAAERLEAARFRVGARKAQLLPTLSLAGSVGQQSSDPGGLFDAGQWFSSLLGGLTAPIFQGGRLRNNVKAAEAQYVQFAAAFGRAVLTAVYEVETSLTGYEQERERHALLTSQREEAQASADLQARRYAAGVVGYTDYLDALRTLLGVQSTLSAAGTELALARLAVHRALGGGWTPIETTS; this is translated from the coding sequence ATGCGGACGACGATCCAGCCTCGACGACACGCGGCCCTCGCCCTTCTGGCCACGGTGGGCTGCTCGTTCGCGCCCGACCCCGAGCTGCCTCAGCCGGTAGAGGCTCTTCCCGAAACCTTCTTGGAGTCGGAGGCCACAGGCGCATACGCGCCGCTCGAGTGGTGGCGCGACTTCCGCAACCCCACGCTCGACGCGCTGATCGACTCCGCGCTCGTCTCCAACCTCGATCTGGTCGAGGCCGTCGCGCGAGTCGAACAGGCCAGAGCCCAATCGGGCATCGCCTGGGCGGATCTCTTCCCGCAGGTCCAGGCTGGAGGAGACGTGAGCCGATCGAGCCAGCCCGCGAACACGGGGATAGGCGGAGCCTTGGGTCGACTGGGGGGGGACTCCGCGCGGGCGGGTCCGAGCTTCGACCGCTTCGACTTCACCACGTATTCCGCGTCGCTGGGATTCTCCTGGGAGTTGGACTTCTGGGGCCGCGCCCGCAACGACGGGAAGGCCGCCGCGGCCGATCTCATGGCGTCCCGTGCGGACCTGCACGCAGCACGGCTCGGGGTCCTCTCCGAGACGATCTCCACGTACTTCCAGATCGGCGATCTGCGGGAGCGCCTGGGGCTGAGCCGAGAGACCGTCGACGTGCTCGAGGAGCGAGAGGCGCTCACCGAGACCCGCTACGACCGAGGACTGGTTTCCTCGCTGGAGTTGTACCAGGTGCGCCTCGACTTGCGAACGGTGCAGGCCAGCCTCCCACAAATCGAGATGCAACTCGCCGACGCCGAGGGCCGTATGGCGGTGCTCATCGGGAAGTTCGCCGGCCGCATCGGCGGACTCTTGGCGGAACTCGATCCGACCTTGCCTTTCGATGCGATCGACACGGGGATCCCCGCCGACCTGCTTTTGCAACGCCCCGACCTGCGTGCCGCGGCCGAGCGTCTGGAGGCGGCCCGCTTCCGCGTGGGAGCGCGCAAAGCCCAGCTCCTTCCCACGCTTTCCCTGGCGGGGTCGGTGGGGCAGCAGAGTAGCGATCCAGGAGGGCTCTTCGACGCGGGTCAGTGGTTCAGCAGCCTGCTGGGGGGGCTGACGGCTCCGATCTTCCAGGGTGGGCGGCTACGCAACAATGTGAAGGCGGCCGAGGCCCAATACGTCCAGTTCGCCGCGGCCTTCGGCCGGGCGGTCTTGACCGCCGTCTACGAGGTGGAGACGTCCCTCACTGGCTACGAGCAAGAGCGTGAGCGCCATGCGCTCCTGACTTCCCAGCGCGAGGAAGCTCAGGCCTCTGCCGACCTACAGGCCCGCCGCTACGCCGCTGGCGTGGTGGGCTACACAGACTACCTCGACGCCCTGCGCACGTTGCTCGGCGTGCAGTCCACTCTCTCCGCAGCGGGCACGGAACTCGCGCTGGCCCGTCTCGCCGTCCATCGCGCCCTCGGCGGCGGATGGACCCCAATCGAGACCACTTCATGA
- a CDS encoding NmrA/HSCARG family protein → MADKRIIAVAGATGAQGGGLVRAILDDPDEGFAARALTRNPDSDKAKALADSGAEVVGADLDDEASIRDAFEGAYGAYCVTFFWEHFSPEKELAQARSMANAAKDVGVEHVIWSTLEDTRRWIPLEDDRMPTLMERYKVPHFDTKGEADDFFREAGVPTTFLLTSFYWDNLIHFGMEPQRGEDGKLVLALPMGDKKLPGIAADDIGRCAYGVFQEGLKHVGRTIGIAGEHPTGMEMAAGLSTALGEPVSYYPVSFDEYRSFDFPGAEDLGNMFQFKHDFQEMFLGARDLDVARRLNSGLQSFGHWLEKNGSRIPRH, encoded by the coding sequence ATGGCAGACAAGAGAATCATCGCGGTGGCCGGTGCCACCGGGGCGCAGGGTGGTGGACTCGTGCGCGCAATCCTCGACGACCCCGATGAGGGCTTCGCGGCCCGAGCCCTCACCCGCAACCCGGACTCCGACAAGGCGAAAGCGCTCGCCGATTCCGGTGCCGAGGTCGTCGGTGCAGACCTCGACGACGAGGCGAGCATCCGGGACGCTTTCGAGGGCGCCTATGGGGCGTACTGCGTGACCTTCTTCTGGGAGCACTTTTCGCCGGAAAAGGAGCTAGCACAGGCACGCTCGATGGCGAACGCCGCGAAGGATGTGGGCGTAGAGCATGTCATCTGGTCGACGCTCGAGGACACACGGCGTTGGATTCCGCTCGAGGACGACCGGATGCCCACGCTCATGGAGCGGTACAAGGTCCCCCACTTCGACACCAAGGGTGAAGCCGACGACTTCTTCCGGGAGGCTGGGGTACCGACGACGTTCCTTCTCACCTCGTTCTACTGGGACAACCTCATCCACTTCGGTATGGAACCCCAGCGGGGCGAGGACGGCAAGCTGGTCCTCGCACTCCCCATGGGAGACAAGAAGCTCCCCGGGATCGCGGCGGACGACATCGGACGGTGTGCCTACGGGGTTTTCCAAGAGGGCCTGAAGCACGTGGGTCGAACCATCGGGATCGCGGGTGAGCACCCGACGGGGATGGAGATGGCCGCTGGGCTGTCGACGGCGCTCGGCGAACCCGTGAGCTACTATCCCGTGTCCTTCGACGAATACCGGTCGTTCGACTTCCCCGGTGCCGAGGACCTGGGCAACATGTTCCAGTTCAAGCATGACTTCCAGGAGATGTTTTTGGGCGCCCGAGACCTCGATGTGGCCCGGCGGCTGAACTCCGGGCTACAGAGCTTTGGGCATTGGCTCGAGAAGAATGGGAGCAGGATCCCCCGGCACTGA
- a CDS encoding efflux RND transporter periplasmic adaptor subunit, with the protein MTNRRSLFAMAGIVIGAVAVAQVMISLRPEPPRRPPEPESPVVTVEEVVAGSGPILVFGSGTVRPHWEIDIAPEVGGKIVAVSPNLQSGGHVSAGEVLVRIDPADYENRVQQAEADVATQRVALLLAEEEADIARAEYEQFRARESRRGNGAALPSPLVLREPQLQAARAGLARAEAQLRDAELALSRTAVTSPFDGLVRAEVADVGRFVAPGQSLGQIYASDAVEVVVPMSDDDAALIPNLWSLQAGDDDRSIPAVVTIEYGARRFRWQGYVDRAETALDEQSRTIAVVVRVPDPFKRGQAVDADSEAGVAPPLLVGQFVQVTIDGLELAEYFVLPRRALRQGGDVWTIGADGRVQIVVADVLQATDELLYVIGDFTHGQLVIVGGVTVATNGMQVRLADAPTGTGRQ; encoded by the coding sequence ATGACGAATCGCAGAAGTCTCTTCGCCATGGCCGGAATCGTCATCGGCGCCGTTGCGGTCGCGCAGGTGATGATCAGTTTGCGGCCCGAGCCCCCACGGCGACCCCCCGAGCCGGAGTCGCCCGTCGTGACCGTCGAGGAAGTGGTCGCGGGGTCCGGTCCGATTCTGGTCTTCGGAAGCGGCACCGTGCGTCCACATTGGGAGATCGACATCGCGCCCGAGGTGGGGGGCAAGATCGTGGCGGTCAGCCCCAACCTGCAGAGCGGCGGCCACGTGTCCGCGGGTGAAGTCCTCGTCCGCATCGACCCCGCCGACTACGAGAATCGCGTGCAGCAGGCTGAAGCCGACGTAGCCACGCAGCGGGTCGCGCTACTCCTGGCTGAAGAGGAGGCCGATATCGCTCGGGCCGAGTACGAACAGTTCCGGGCGCGGGAGAGTCGGAGAGGAAACGGCGCGGCGCTCCCGAGTCCGTTGGTGCTGCGCGAGCCCCAACTCCAGGCGGCCCGAGCTGGACTCGCGCGCGCCGAAGCTCAGCTGCGCGATGCCGAGTTGGCGTTGTCCCGAACCGCGGTGACGTCTCCCTTCGACGGGCTGGTCCGTGCCGAGGTCGCAGACGTGGGGCGCTTCGTCGCTCCCGGACAAAGTCTCGGGCAGATCTACGCCTCGGACGCGGTCGAGGTCGTGGTCCCTATGTCCGACGACGATGCCGCGCTGATTCCGAACCTCTGGTCGCTCCAGGCCGGTGACGACGACCGCTCGATTCCGGCGGTCGTGACCATCGAGTACGGCGCTCGGCGCTTCCGTTGGCAGGGATACGTCGACCGGGCCGAAACCGCGCTCGACGAGCAGAGCCGCACGATCGCCGTCGTGGTACGCGTCCCCGATCCCTTCAAGCGAGGTCAGGCGGTCGATGCGGATTCGGAGGCTGGCGTGGCGCCGCCGCTCCTTGTCGGACAGTTCGTTCAAGTCACCATCGATGGGCTCGAACTGGCCGAGTACTTCGTTCTACCCCGCCGCGCTCTGCGTCAGGGCGGCGACGTCTGGACGATCGGCGCGGACGGGCGCGTGCAGATCGTCGTAGCCGACGTGCTCCAGGCGACTGACGAGCTGCTCTACGTCATCGGGGACTTCACCCACGGACAGCTCGTGATCGTCGGGGGCGTCACCGTCGCGACCAACGGCATGCAAGTGCGCCTGGCCGACGCGCCGACCGGTACTGGGAGGCAGTAG
- a CDS encoding Ku protein yields MAARAIGTSTIAFGLVSLPVKIYSTGESSRKVSFNMIWKERGVRVRQQYIDPADGTVVPKEEIVKGYEFAKGQYVLFTKEELEVVEAPKSDEIEIVSFVPADSVGRLYFNKAYYLGPDKGGARAYRLLSAALRKTERVAIAKHATRGKQYIVMIRPHDEGLLLEQLYYAEEIRSFDEVPLEEGDVNDAELTLAIQLIDQAASDGFDSTQFKDEVREKTLELIQSKVDGQEITAAPAEESKTQIIDLMAALKASIEEDEEERKPAARAGKKKTAAKKLSGSKESTRKKVASG; encoded by the coding sequence ATGGCAGCGCGCGCAATCGGAACGTCGACCATCGCCTTCGGGCTGGTCTCCCTCCCCGTGAAGATCTACTCGACGGGCGAGTCGTCTCGGAAAGTCTCCTTCAACATGATCTGGAAGGAGCGAGGCGTCCGTGTCCGGCAGCAGTACATCGACCCGGCGGACGGCACCGTCGTGCCCAAAGAAGAGATCGTAAAGGGTTACGAGTTCGCGAAGGGACAATACGTGCTCTTCACGAAGGAAGAGCTCGAGGTCGTCGAGGCTCCCAAGTCCGACGAGATCGAGATCGTCAGCTTCGTGCCCGCGGACAGCGTGGGGCGCCTGTACTTCAACAAGGCCTACTACCTCGGGCCGGACAAGGGCGGCGCGCGCGCGTATCGCCTGCTTTCCGCGGCGCTGCGTAAGACCGAGCGCGTCGCGATCGCCAAGCACGCGACACGCGGAAAGCAGTATATCGTCATGATCCGTCCGCACGACGAAGGCCTGCTCCTCGAGCAGCTCTACTACGCGGAGGAGATCCGCTCCTTCGACGAGGTGCCGCTGGAAGAAGGTGACGTGAACGACGCAGAGCTCACCCTCGCGATCCAGTTGATCGACCAGGCGGCCAGTGACGGCTTCGACTCGACCCAATTCAAGGACGAGGTGCGAGAGAAGACGCTCGAGCTGATCCAGTCCAAGGTGGACGGGCAGGAGATCACCGCCGCGCCTGCCGAGGAATCGAAGACCCAGATCATCGATCTCATGGCCGCTCTCAAGGCCTCCATCGAGGAGGACGAAGAGGAGCGCAAACCGGCGGCACGCGCCGGAAAGAAGAAGACCGCTGCCAAGAAGTTATCGGGAAGCAAGGAGTCTACGCGCAAGAAAGTCGCGTCGGGCTGA
- a CDS encoding tetratricopeptide repeat protein → MKGYTTREVAEVVGLSTSKILSWTRSGLLTPQRGPRGAYLFSFQDIVLLRTARDLLTQDVPARRVREALEALREQLPVGRPLSAVHVSAVGDRILVHDDDAVWEPSSGQLQIDFDVVDVAETAAPVARRALEARADEDSMSADDWFNTALDLEAVTSDEAIAAYQKALALEADHADAHLNLGRLLHEDGRVREAESHYRNATDADPESGRAFYNLGVALDDQGLGSGAIEAYQAALRLDADLAVAHFNLSRLFEAEGRRPDALRHLAEYKRLIERGGLGA, encoded by the coding sequence ATGAAGGGCTACACGACCCGCGAGGTCGCGGAGGTCGTAGGTCTCTCTACCTCAAAGATTCTTTCCTGGACCAGGAGTGGACTGCTCACGCCGCAACGCGGTCCCCGCGGCGCGTATCTGTTCTCGTTCCAGGACATCGTACTGCTGCGCACAGCCCGCGATCTACTCACTCAAGACGTGCCGGCGCGGCGCGTTAGGGAGGCGCTCGAGGCACTGCGGGAACAGCTCCCCGTGGGACGCCCGCTCAGCGCGGTCCATGTCTCGGCTGTCGGAGACCGAATCCTCGTGCATGATGACGACGCGGTCTGGGAGCCGAGCTCAGGTCAACTGCAGATCGACTTCGATGTGGTCGACGTAGCGGAGACGGCAGCGCCGGTAGCCCGCCGAGCATTGGAGGCGCGCGCCGACGAGGACAGCATGAGCGCCGACGACTGGTTCAACACCGCGCTGGATCTCGAAGCAGTGACCAGCGACGAGGCGATCGCCGCCTACCAGAAGGCACTCGCGCTGGAAGCCGACCATGCCGACGCACACTTGAACCTCGGGCGGCTCCTGCACGAAGACGGTCGGGTCCGAGAAGCCGAGTCGCATTACCGCAACGCTACCGACGCCGACCCCGAGAGCGGCCGCGCGTTCTACAACTTGGGCGTGGCGCTCGACGATCAGGGACTCGGGTCGGGCGCGATCGAAGCGTACCAGGCCGCGCTACGGCTCGACGCGGACCTGGCGGTCGCGCACTTCAACCTGTCGCGGCTCTTCGAGGCCGAGGGGCGGCGGCCGGACGCCCTCCGGCACCTCGCCGAGTACAAGCGGCTCATCGAGCGCGGCGGTCTAGGGGCCTAG